Proteins from a genomic interval of Leptospira kanakyensis:
- the ruvA gene encoding Holliday junction branch migration protein RuvA: MIASLRGKLIQLEMDHLVLDVAGVGYEVHIPFPLHLECKDKMKEEIFIHIFHSITDRGERLFGFSTRKDRELFQLIKSLHGIGELTALKILSFFHADDLYKIAKEDDRKTLEKIPKVKGKTSEKILFEIKQNLKKLEIFLSDESAKTESEDRETDLATLALIQLGFDEKTATKQVTDAKKLNPLATASEIVKQVITGTR; encoded by the coding sequence ATGATTGCAAGTTTACGCGGAAAATTAATTCAACTAGAAATGGACCATCTTGTCCTGGATGTGGCAGGAGTCGGGTATGAAGTTCATATTCCTTTTCCTTTGCATTTAGAATGTAAAGACAAAATGAAGGAAGAGATTTTTATCCACATCTTTCATTCCATCACTGACAGAGGGGAAAGACTTTTTGGATTTTCTACAAGGAAAGACCGCGAACTTTTCCAACTCATCAAATCACTTCATGGAATCGGTGAACTGACCGCACTCAAAATCCTTTCCTTTTTCCATGCCGACGATTTGTATAAAATCGCAAAAGAAGATGATAGAAAAACTTTGGAAAAAATTCCCAAAGTCAAAGGCAAAACCTCAGAAAAAATTCTTTTTGAAATCAAACAAAACTTAAAAAAGTTAGAAATCTTTTTAAGTGATGAATCTGCAAAAACAGAATCGGAAGATAGAGAAACAGATTTGGCAACCCTTGCTCTCATCCAACTTGGATTTGATGAAAAAACTGCCACCAAACAAGTGACTGACGCGAAAAAACTAAATCCTCTCGCCACAGCTTCAGAAATCGTCAAACAAGTGATTACGGGAACCAGATAA